Genomic window (Cellulosilyticum lentocellum DSM 5427):
TTGTTCCATCGATGTAAGTGTGATGTAAATCCACATGCTCTTGATCAAAAATATAAGAATTGATATCAATGAAGATTTGTTCAATTGAAGTCGTTAATTCATTACGAATAAAGTTGCCGAAAGTAGCAAAAGATGGAGCTTTCATTCCGTCAAGAAGATACATATATCTGATGTCTGTACGGCAGAGTTTTTCAATATTTCTTAAAGAACTAATGCCATGCTCCATAAAAGTGAAAAGTATAATCTTAAGCATTTTATCTGAATCACATCTTGGACGACCTGTTTTGCAGTCCTTCTCTACAAAATATCGTGTTAGGTCAATGTGATCCATTACTTCGCATAAAGTATATACTGGATCTGAAATATCAATTATTTTTTCGATATCCAATGGTAATTTTAGCTGTCTTGGTGTAAAATTATCATTGGTATTTTTGTTTAGTAGCATAAATAAATTATACCAAAAAAATTGCTGAAGTCTTACGACCTCAGCGATTTTTTCGTTAGGGGAGTTTTTTTACATCCCCCTATTTTTATTTATTTTATTAAGCCTATTGAATATCGTTTCTTAAGAAACCACAAGGTGATTTACAGAAGCACATCCAAACAATAACAATAATGATAATCCACATCCAAGCAGAATTGTCACAGCCACCAAAGAAATTATTGAATAAGCAATCTAGGTTAAAGCCGCCACCACAACTGCCTTTACCGCAAAATAGTAAGAAGAATGCTATAATAATGATAATACAAGTACAGTTATCTTCTAAGAATCTAAAATCTTCCATGATATTGCCTCCTATATTTAAAAATTTAATCTATAATATTCCTTTACAAAGTAGACAAACAACTCCTAGCATAATAATAAGACAACCACATTCACCTAAGCAGCAAATAAGAATAAGAGCCAAAATGATAAGGGGTAACCAGGATGAACAACTTAAGTGACATTGGTTACAGCAATTATGCTTAAAAGTGGGATGACAGTCAGAATATGAATGTGTGTTACAGCCCGAATTGCAGCAACCATTAAAAGCAGACATATTTGACCTCCTTATGAAAACTATATTTAATTATATGAACCTTCTATTTAAAAAATTACTTATATTACCAAAATAGTAAATGATAATATTTTTTTCTAGAAATAAAAACAAGTTTTGAGAAACTTTGTTCTTAGCTTCTTCATTAACTATAGTATGAAGTATGGAAAAAAATGTTACTCTTGTAAAATATTTTTTTATTTAAAAAATTATAATTTAATATTTAATTTTTTATTGACATGAATAGTATGATTGTATACAATTATACATAAGTAATTTTCAGATAATTAAAGGATTAAAAATAGAAAGATGCAAGGAGTGATACTGTGTTTGAACTAAATAAGAGAACTAATTTACTTACTAGCCCTGAAAAGAACCATTTATTAGAGGATAGAGCTGAGGCGAATATGTTTAGGGAATTTTTCCCTTATGATGAAATTCCTAGAGTTGCCTTCAACGATGTACATGTGCCTATGACTATGCAGGAAAAGATTTATATTACAGATACGACTTTTAGAGATGGTCAACAGTCAAGAGCGCCTTATACAACTGAGCAAATTGTTGATATTTATAAAATGTTACATCGATTAAGTGGGCCTAATGGCATTGTTCAACAAAGTGAATTCTTCCTCTATAGCGAGAAAGACAGGCAAGCTGTTTATAAATGTAGAGAGTTAGGTTATGAGTTTCCACAGATTACTTCTTGGATTCGTGCATCTGAAAAAGATTTTCAGCTTGTAAAGGACATGGAGATTAATGAAACAGGTATTTTAGTAAGCTGTTCAGATTATCATATTTTCCATAAGCTACATATGAAACGTTCAGAAGCAATTGAACACTATACAAAGATTGTTAAACAATGTATTGATAAAGGCATCATTCCTCGTTGCCATTTTGAAGATATTACAAGAGCTGATATTTATAAATTCGTCGTTCCTTTTGCCAGGGAACTGATGAGAATTAGTGAAGAAACTAAGATGCCAATTAAAATTCGTGCTTGTGACACAATGGGCTATGGTGTAAGTTATCCAGGTGCTATGATTCCACGTAGTGTCCCAGGTATTATGTATGCACTTCATCAATATGCTGGTGTACCTCATGAATGGATTGAATGGCATGGACATAATGACTTTTATCGTGCTGTAGCTAATTCAACAACAGCATGGCTTTATGGTTGTAATAGTGTTAACTGTTCTTTATTTGGTATAGGAGAAAGAACAGGTAATACACCTCTAGAAGCAATGGTTATGGAGTATGCACAGTTAAAAGGTACTTTAGATGGTATGGATACAACAGTAATCACTGAGCTTGCAGAGTATTTTGAAAATGTAATTGGAGAGAAAATACCAGAACGTACACCATTTGTAGGTAAAAACTTTAATGTAACAAGAGCAGGAATTCATGCAGATGGTTTACTTAAAAATGAAGAAATCTATAATATTTTTGATACTGAAAAACTTTTAAATAGACCTGTACGTGTCTCTATTAGTAATACATCAGGCCTTGCAGGTATTGCTCACTGGATTAATAGTAATCCTGATTGTAGTGAACTAAAAGGTATTGATAAAAATGATCCACTCTGTATTAGCATTAAAGATTGGGTAGATACACAATATGAAGATGGTCGTACGACTGTTATGAGTGATGAAGAATTAGAAGAATACATTAATCATTATCTTGCTCAAAAATAGACATCTAAGGCAGCATGAGAAAATGACTTGAAGAAACACAAAGTATTTAGGTTAAAAAATGTAGTTGGAGATGTTGAAGTTAAAGCAGCATCTCCATTATTTTTTTATAAGATTGTGATATAAAATTTAGACAAGTGCATATTTATTCTGATATAATAGAAAAGGATATAAAACGGAAAATTTAGGAGGTATATAAGATGGATAAGTTAGAAGCAGCAAAAGCACACTTTGCAGCCTTAGTAGAGGAACAATTAGCTAGAGTAGAAAGAATGAAAAATGATACAGGGGCTGTAGATTACAGTAAGCTAGATCAAATCATTATCGGCTGCTGTGGTGGAGATGGTATTGGACCTGCTATTACAGCAGAAGCTGAGCGCGTTCTTCGTGCTGTACTTAAAGATGATGTAGCTAGTGGCAAAATTATATTTAAACAAATTGACGGCTTAACGATAGAAAACCGTATTGCAGCTAATAAAGCTATTCCAGATGATGTGCTTGCTGAGCTTAAAGCTTGTGATATTATTTTAAAAGGCCCAACGACAACACCAAGTAAAGGTGATGGCCCTAATATTGAAAGTGCTAATGTGGCCATGAGAAGAGAGTTAGACTTATTTGCTAACGTAAGACCAGTAGCAGTACCAGAAGAAGGTATTGATTGGACCTTTTTCCGTGAAAATACAGAGGGTGAATATGCACTTGGCAGCAAAGGGATTGCTTTAGATGCTGATATGTCTTTTGATTTTAAAGTAACAACTACTCAAGGCACAGAAAGAATAGCAAGACAAGCTTTTGAATTCGCGCGTAAAAATGGTAAAAAACGTGTAGCTATTATTACAAAAGCTAATATTCTTAAGAAAACAGACGGTAAATTCTTAGAGCTTTGTTATAAAGTAGCTAAAGAATATCCAGAAATAGAAGTAGATGACTGGTTTGTAGATATTATTTCTGCTAACCTTATTAATGAAAAAGTAAGAAAGAATTTCGAAGTATTTGTACTTCCTAACCTTTATGGTGATATCATTACAGATGAAGCTGCTCAAATCCAAGGGGGTGTAGGTACTGCAGGTAGTGCTAATGTAGGTAATAAGTATGCGATGTTTGAAGCGATTCATGGTAGTGCACCAAGAATGGTGGAGACAGGAAGAGAACAATATGCTAATCCAGCAAGTATGATTAAAGCAGCAGAATTACTTCTCCGTCATATTGGCTATAAAGATGAAGCTGACCGTGTTATTGCAGCGCTTAAGATTGCAAATGATACTATTAAAATGACAGGTAGAAATGATGGTGCAACAGGAGCAGAATTTGCTAACTGTGTTATTGAAAACTTATAAGCTTCTATACATAAGATGATAAGTCAAGGTGCCTTTTATTACTTAGTGATAAGTAATGAAAGGCACCTTTTGCTATGACCTAGTTATTTGGATAGAAATTTGAATAGAAGAAAAAGGCTTTTTAAGACTTATCAAGTAGAATCATTAAATGCTAGAAAGCAAACTTTAAGAGGTTAAAAATGAGGTAGAGAGATTAAGCATATGCTAAAGATGCAGAAAAAGTGAAGAAATAGTGAACATGAAAAATAAAATAGCATAAAATCACATACTTCACAAAAGAAAAAGCAACAAATATCAAATAAAATTTGTTATAATAAAATTAAACATAAAATAAGTCACGACTAGGAGGAAATAAACTTGAAAAATAAGTTGGATATAGGAACAATAATTGCAATTGTTTGTGGCGTTCTAGCCGTTGTTTTTGCGGGGCTAATGTTACTGGGTAAGGTGACTGTAGACCTAGCAATTGTAGTGGTTGGAGCAACCCAAGTACTTAGTGGTTTAGTACAAATGCAAATGGTTAAAAAAGCTGAGTCAGAGGAAATTGGCGCGGAGAAATTTAAAGCAGCAAAGTTTACATTAATCTTAGGGGTGGTTTTCTTAGGATTAATGGCATTTAAATTAGTCTTTGTAGCACTTAATACATAAAGAGCTGTAAATATATACTATAATGAAGAAAGTTAATACAATGAGATAAGGCACTTCAGAAGAAGTGTCTTTTTTATTAAAGTTGATATAAAAAGTGTTGACATATGTAAATAGTTCATGTAATATAATAAAAGTCAACACGGCCCATTGGTCAAGCGGTCAAGACACCGCCCTTTCACGGCGGTAACACGAGTTCGATTCTCGTATGGGTCATTTGTTAGTGATGATACCCATCTGGAGACAGACTGGGAAAGTAAATAGTTGCTAACATAAAACGGGGTGTGGCTCAGTTTGGCTAGAGCGCCTGATTTGGGTTCAGGAGGCCGCAGGTTCGAGTCCTGTCACCCCGATTTCTCTTGTAAAAGAGAGTTTGGGTCACTAGCTCAGTCGGTAGAGCACTTGACTTTTAATCAAGTTGTCCCGGGTTCGATTCCCGGGTGGCTCAGTTATAAATAAGAGGCGTATTATTTTGTGCAGATAATACGCCTCTTATACTTTAAGGAAAGCGTATATAAATCCAAGTGAAGAATAGAATAGTGAAAAAGCCTCTTATAGACGATAAATAATCTATAAGAGGTTTTTTACTAATCGTATATTTTTAAAATAGAGGAAGTTAAAAATGAACAATAAAGCGTTAAAAGAACAAAAAAATCATGGGACGGCGTATTTTCCTTGTGTATTATATGAGCATGATCATAATCGTATAAAGTTAGAAGTTAACCACCATTGGCATAAAGAAGTAGAACTTATTTATTTGGAAGAAGGACAGTTTTTAGTAGATATCAATATGGAGCCAACTTGGCTAGAAAAAGGTTTTTGCTTTATTAATCAAGAAGAACTTCATGCCCTTAAGGCAGAAGGAAATGTAAAGGAAAGTGCCCTAGTCTTTAACTTAGAAATGTTAGGCTTTAGTATGTACGATGAAGTACAAGCACGTTTCATCCAGCCTCTTTTAGAAAATAAATTACATTTTCCAAGATTCATAGGTATAAAGAATATGGTGGGAAAGGAGATTTTAATTCATTATGAGAGAATCGTTCAGTGGCATCAGCAAAGCGGACAGTTTTCAATAGCTACTGGAGGAAGTGTAGCAGAAGGCTTAAGTGCCCAGCTAAATATTAAGGTAGAACTCCTCAATATATTAATGATTCTTCAAAATAATGGGTTATTTTTAGAAGATAAAAGTGGTAGTGTAGATTATAAGGTTGAATCTATTAAAAAGGTTCTTAGTTATATAGAAGAACATTATAAGGAAGCATTTTATGTGAAAGATTTAGCAACTATCTTAAATATGAATGAGCAATATTTTAGTAGGTTTTTTAAAAGAATGATAGGTAAAGCACCTATGGCTTATGTAAATGATTACCGTTTAAAGATGGCTAAACAGTTATTAATAAAAACAGACATGCAAATTACGGAAATTTGTTTAGAAGTAGGATTTAATAATATGAGTAACTTTATTAAGTTATTTAAAAACAAAGAGAATTGTTCGCCTATACAATATCGAAAAAAGTCATAAAAGCATAAAAAGCGGTCAATATTTGAGAAGTATATAGGCTTAAGAAATGGTATGATAAGAAGAAATAACAGATTATTGGAGGTTGGGAAAATGGCTCTTTGTACAGAAATATCTCTTAGAAATCAAGTGATTTACTCAATTTATGTTCGTAATCATACCATGGAAGGTACTTTTAAAGCAATAGAAAAAGATTTAGATCGTATTAAAGCTCTAGGAACAGATGTGATATGGTTTTTACCTATTCATCCAATTGGAGTGGAAGGTAAAAAAGGGAGCTTAGGTTGCCCTTATGCTATTAAAGATTACAGGAAAGTAAATCCTGAATATGGAACGCTAGAAGACTTTCAGCATTTAGTAGAAGCAATACATAAAAGAGATATGAAGTGTATCATAGATGTGGTTTATAATCATACCGCTATAGATTCGGTATTGGTAAAGGAACATAAGGAGTATTTTTATAAAAAAGAAGATGGAAGTCTAGGTAATAAAGCAGGTGACTGGGCAGATGTGATAGATCTTGATTATCAGAATAAAGCTTTGTG
Coding sequences:
- a CDS encoding isocitrate/isopropylmalate family dehydrogenase; amino-acid sequence: MDKLEAAKAHFAALVEEQLARVERMKNDTGAVDYSKLDQIIIGCCGGDGIGPAITAEAERVLRAVLKDDVASGKIIFKQIDGLTIENRIAANKAIPDDVLAELKACDIILKGPTTTPSKGDGPNIESANVAMRRELDLFANVRPVAVPEEGIDWTFFRENTEGEYALGSKGIALDADMSFDFKVTTTQGTERIARQAFEFARKNGKKRVAIITKANILKKTDGKFLELCYKVAKEYPEIEVDDWFVDIISANLINEKVRKNFEVFVLPNLYGDIITDEAAQIQGGVGTAGSANVGNKYAMFEAIHGSAPRMVETGREQYANPASMIKAAELLLRHIGYKDEADRVIAALKIANDTIKMTGRNDGATGAEFANCVIENL
- a CDS encoding beta/alpha barrel domain-containing protein: MFELNKRTNLLTSPEKNHLLEDRAEANMFREFFPYDEIPRVAFNDVHVPMTMQEKIYITDTTFRDGQQSRAPYTTEQIVDIYKMLHRLSGPNGIVQQSEFFLYSEKDRQAVYKCRELGYEFPQITSWIRASEKDFQLVKDMEINETGILVSCSDYHIFHKLHMKRSEAIEHYTKIVKQCIDKGIIPRCHFEDITRADIYKFVVPFARELMRISEETKMPIKIRACDTMGYGVSYPGAMIPRSVPGIMYALHQYAGVPHEWIEWHGHNDFYRAVANSTTAWLYGCNSVNCSLFGIGERTGNTPLEAMVMEYAQLKGTLDGMDTTVITELAEYFENVIGEKIPERTPFVGKNFNVTRAGIHADGLLKNEEIYNIFDTEKLLNRPVRVSISNTSGLAGIAHWINSNPDCSELKGIDKNDPLCISIKDWVDTQYEDGRTTVMSDEELEEYINHYLAQK
- a CDS encoding AraC family transcriptional regulator, producing the protein MNNKALKEQKNHGTAYFPCVLYEHDHNRIKLEVNHHWHKEVELIYLEEGQFLVDINMEPTWLEKGFCFINQEELHALKAEGNVKESALVFNLEMLGFSMYDEVQARFIQPLLENKLHFPRFIGIKNMVGKEILIHYERIVQWHQQSGQFSIATGGSVAEGLSAQLNIKVELLNILMILQNNGLFLEDKSGSVDYKVESIKKVLSYIEEHYKEAFYVKDLATILNMNEQYFSRFFKRMIGKAPMAYVNDYRLKMAKQLLIKTDMQITEICLEVGFNNMSNFIKLFKNKENCSPIQYRKKS